One window of the Salvia miltiorrhiza cultivar Shanhuang (shh) chromosome 6, IMPLAD_Smil_shh, whole genome shotgun sequence genome contains the following:
- the LOC130989902 gene encoding tubby-like F-box protein 5 → MSFKSIIKELKDGIGSMSRRGAEGKHWRNRTRSFVAPDMATHSTPSEQGQWASLPPELLLDIIRRVEESETAWPARTVVVFCASVCRSWRDVTKEIVKTLEECGRLTFPISLKQPGPRDAPIQCYIKRDRTTSTYRLYFGLTPSENELDKLLLAAKKMRRATSTDFVISFVADDFSRASNTYVGKLRSNFLGTKFTICDGQTPSDGAVRHVTRQSRRFSSNQVSPKLPAYNYSVATLSYELNVLRTRGPRRMNCVMNSIPVSSIQEGGTAPTPTSFPPCMEERSSDTKEKEPMLSFSSPNLSISLKPTPNTEPALVLKNKAPRWHEQLQCWCLNFKGRVTVASVKNFQLVAAVDPSVDVLVAEQEKVILQFGKIGKDIFTMDYRYPLSAFQAFAICLSSFDTKPACE, encoded by the exons ATGTCATTCAAGAGCATTATAAAGGAGCTGAAAGATGGAATCGGCAGCATGTCTAGGAGAGGTGCTGAGGGGAAGCACTGGCGAAATCGGACCAGATCGTTTGTAGCTCCTGATATGGCTACGCATTCTACACCGAGTGAGCAAGGGCAGTGGGCGAGTTTACCCCCGGAATTGCTGTTGGATATCATCAGGAGAGTCGAAGAGAGCGAGACGGCTTGGCCTGCTAGGACAGTCGTCGTGTTTTGTGCATCAGTCTGTAGATCGTGGAGGGATGTTACCAAGGAGATTGTAAAAACTCTTGAGGAATGTGGGAGGCTCACCTTTCCCATTTCATTGAAGCAG CCGGGGCCCCGAGATGCTCCTATCCAATGCTATATCAAGAGGGATAGGACGACTTCCACATACCGCTTATATTTTGGTCTTACCCCAT CGGAGAACGAGCTTGATAAATTATTATTGGCAGCCAAAAAGATGAGAAGGGCGACGAGCACAGACTTTGTGATTTCTTTTGTTGCAGATGACTTCTCGCGAGCCAGCAACACATATGTTGGAAAACTCAG GTCGAATTTTCTGGGGACCAAGTTCACCATATGCGATGGCCAAACACCAAGCGACGGTGCTGTTCGGCATGTAACCCGGCAGAGTCGCAGATTTAGTTCCAATCAAGTATCTCCGAAGCTCCCCGCATATAACTACAGTGTAGCCACACTTTCCTACGAACTGAATGTTCTTCGCACGAGAGGACCTAGAAGGATGAACTGTGTGATGAACTCGATTCCCGTCTCCTCCATTCAGGAGGGGGGCACTGCCCCGACACCTACATCATTCCCCCCATGTATGGAGGAGAGATCTTCCGACACAAAGGAGAAGGAACCGATGCTATCGTTTAGCTCTCCGAACCTCTCCATCTCACTGAAGCCAACTCCAAACACTGAACCCGCGCTGGTTCTTAAAAACAAGGCTCCGAGATGGCACGAGCAGTTGCAGTGCTGGTGCCTGAATTTCAAAGGCCGCGTGACAGTAGCATCGGTTAAAAATTTCCAGCTCGTGGCGGCTGTCGATCCTTCGGTTGATGTACTAGTTGCAGAGCAGGAAAAGGTAATTCTGCAGTTTGGAAAGATCGGAAAGGATATCTTCACCATGGATTACCGCTACCCTCTCTCTGCGTTTCAAGCTTTTGCGATTTGCTTGAGCAGCTTCGACACCAAACCGGCGTGCGAGTGA
- the LOC130989904 gene encoding NAC domain-containing protein 104-like has translation MAEVKMVLPPGFQFDPTDEELIVSFLNRRAANLPCYPNIIPDLDSYTAHPWGLHERAFRSKTEWYFFSELKQNRATEKGFWKETGLSEAIFTSNGDEVGIKNFLVFCGDGVHTNWIMEEYRSTTSQTQLRGLNEWVICRVREGKLFDCEEKISCDDDGVELSYLDEVFFSMDGNDQDDEITFPT, from the exons ATGGCAGAAGTGAAAATGGTTTTACCGCCAGGGTTTCAGTTCGATCCTACCGATGAAGAGTTGATCGTTAGCTTCCTAAATCGAAGGGCTGCAAATTTACCATGCTACCCTAACATTATCCCTGACCTTGATAGCTACACAGCTCACCCTTGGGGGCTTCATG agAGGGCGTTTCGGAGTAAAACGGAGTGGTATTTCTTTAGTGAGTTGAAGCAAAATCGAGCTACAGAAAAAGGGTTTTGGAAGGAGACTGGATTGAGTGAAGCCATCTTCACTAGCAATGGAGATGAAGTTGGCATCAAGaattttcttgttttttgtGGCGATGGAGTTCATACTAATTGGATCATGGAGGAATACCGATCTACTACttctcaaactcaattacga GGCTTGAATGAGTGGGTGATATGTCGAGTTCGTGAAGGGAAGCTGTTTGATTGTGAAGAGAAGATAAGCTGTGATGATGATGGAGTAGAGCTCTCCTATCTTGATGAAGTATTCTTCTCCATGGATGGCAATGATCAAGATGATGAGATCACTTTTCCAACATAG
- the LOC130989905 gene encoding histone deacetylase 14, chloroplastic — MELSAFYSPFSVGNVFYPSRSRLCWLKKHCIYGFGSLEKNVKPIRAYSIRTKWSSVCCSSNPEMNHFSPSEIELLNGKVIYSVAAAMGHNKESHPECNSRVPAIIDALEKMKLTSEFRGMDIIELENFRPAKVEDIARVHERAYVSGLEKAMDQASEQGLILIEGSGPTYATSTTFQESLLAAGAGISLVDAVVAASKIRKDPPVGFALVRPPGHHAVPTGPMGFCVFGNVAIAARYAQRAHGLKRIFIIDFDVHHGNGTNDAFYDDPDIFFLSTHQDGSYPGTGRINQIGRGDGEGATLNLPLPGGSGDRAIRDVFEEVIAPCAQRFKPDIILVSAGYDAHVLDPLANLQFTTSTYYMLASSIQQLARDLCGGRCVFFLEGGYNLTSLSHSIADSFRAFLGEPSLAAEFDNPAFLYEEPSKRVKEAIQRVKHIHSL, encoded by the exons ATGGAGCTCAGCGCCTTCTACTCTCCATTTTCTGTTg GAAATGTATTCTACCCAAGTAGGTCTCGTTTGTGCTGGTTGAAGAAACATTGCATCTATGGGTTTGGATCTCTGGAGAAAAATGTGAAGCCTATAAGAGCATATTCCATACGAACAAAATGGAGTTCTGTTTGTTGTTCTAGTAATCCAGAAATGAATCATTTTTCACCTTCTGAAATAGAGCTGCTCAATGGCAAAGTCATATATTCAGTCGCTGCTGCCATGGGCCATAACAAG GAGTCTCACCCTGAATGTAATTCCAGAGTTCCTGCAATCATCGATGCTCTTGAAAAGATGAAGTTGACTTCAGAG TTCCGGGGCATGGACATCATCGAACTTGAAAATTTTAGACCAGCTAAAGTTGAAGATATAGCTAGGGTCCATGAAAGAGCTTATGTATCTGGACTTGAAAAG GCAATGGACCAGGCTTCTGAACAAGGGCTGATTCTGATCGAAGGCTCTGGACCTACTTATGCTACTTCCACG acCTTCCAGGAGTCACTGTTGGCAGCTGGAGCAGGAATTTCATTGGTGGATGCAGTG GTAGCAGCATCTAAAATTAGGAAAGATCCTCCGGTTGGTTTTGCTTTAGTACGGCCTCCAGGCCATCATGCTGTTCCAACAGGACCCATGGGATTTTGTGTCTTCGGTAATGTGGCTATTGCCGCTCGCTATGCTCAACGTGCCCATGGATTGAAGCGGATATTTATCATTGATTTTGATGTACACCATGGGAATGGAACCAATGATGCCTTCTACGACGACCCTGATATATTTTTCCTCTCTACCCACCAG GATGGGAGCTATCCTGGAACTGGTAGAATTAATCAGATCGGTAGAGGAGATGGTGAAGGAGCGACCCTCAATCTGCCTTTGCCAGGAGGATCAGGCGACAGAGCCATAAGAGACGTCTTTGAGGAAGTTATTGCACCATGTGCTCAGAGGTTCAAGCCCGATATAATCCTCGTTTCAGCAGG ATACGACGCTCATGTGTTGGACCCACTAGCAAACTTGCAGTTCACGACTTCGACATACTATATGCTAGCTTCAAGCATTCAGCAACTCGCGAGAGATTTGTGTGGTGGTCGATGTGTCTTCTTCCTGGAAGGAGGTTACAACCTCACTTCTCTTTCACATTCCATTGCAGACTCGTTTCGTGCGTTTCTTGGTGAGCCTAGCCTGGCTGCAGAGTTCGATAACCCTGCATTCTTATACGAAGAACCATCTAAAAGGGTGAAGGAAGCTATTCAAAGAGTTAAGCACATTCACTCTCTCTGA
- the LOC130991028 gene encoding uncharacterized protein LOC130991028, which produces MRGEFSGLKTLILKRNPNAYYVHCFAHQLQLTIVAVAKKHIIVGSFFNTISRLCNVVGGSCKRRDMLRESQREKIIEGIASDEIKTGRGLNQEMGMKRPGDTRWSSHYGTLINLIHLFTSIVDVLEYVGANGSDDSQKSEAMDLLDVISRFEFVFVLHLMKKILGITHDLSQVLQRKEQDIVNAMKLVNVAKTRLQAMREKEWEMMLADISKFCSRNEIEMLDMDGEYAPRGRGRRRVEKMTNLHHYRVELFYTVIDMQALELNQRFDEVNTELILCMSCLDPRDSFSGFDIEKLLRLAKFYPSEFSEVALYELESQLENFIVDVRMDEKFLGLSGIGDLAEKMVSTRKHDIFPLVYLLVKLSLTLPVATATVERAFSAMKIIKSVLRNRMGDNLLNDCLVPYIEKDVFVNVTNEAIMQRFQSMKNRREMLLVEK; this is translated from the coding sequence ATGAGAGGTGAATTCAGTGGATTGAAAACTTTGATACTTAAGAGGAATCCTAATGCTTATTATGTTCATTGTTTTGCTCATCAGCTTCAACTAACAATTGTTGCTGTTGCAAAAAAACATATCATTGTTGGGTCTTTCTTTAATACTATCTCGCGCTTATGCAATGTGGTTGGAGGTTCATGTAAGCGCAGGGATATGCTTCGAGAGAGCCAAAGAGAGAAGATTATTGAAGGCATTGCAAGTGATGAAATTAAGACAGGAAGGGGGTTGAATCAAGAAATGGGGATGAAACGACCCGGGGATACTCGTTGGAGTTCTCATTACGGTACTCTCATCAACTTGATTCACTTATTTACTTCTATTGTTGATGTTCTTGAGTATGTTGGGGCAAATGGTAGTGATGATTCACAAAAATCTGAAGCTATGGATTTGTTAGATGTTATTAGTCGATTTGAGTTTGTCTTTGTGTTACATCTGATGAAGAAAATTTTGGGAATTACACATGATCTCTCTCAAGTGCTACAAAGGAAAGAACAAGATATTGTGAATGCAATGAAACTTGTTAATGTAGCAAAAACTCGCTTGCAAGcaatgagagagaaagaatgggAGATGATGTTAGCTGACATTTCTAAGTTTTGTAGTAGAAATGAGATAGAAATGCTAGATATGGATGGTGAATATGCACCTCGAGGAAGAGGAAGGCGTAGAGTTGAGAAAATGACAAATCTCCACCATTATCGAGTTGAGCTATTTTACACTGTGATTGATATGCAAGCTTTAGAGTTGAATCAACGTTTTGATGAAGTCAACACAGAATTGATTTTATGCATGTCATGCTTGGATCCTAGAGACTCATTTTCTGGATTTGATATTGAAAAGCTACTTCGTCTTGCAAAGTTTTATCCATCTGAATTTTCTGAAGTTGCTTTGTATGAACTTGAAAGTCAGCTTGAGAACTTTATTGTTGATGTGCGCATGGATGAAAAGTTCTTAGGATTATCAGGGATTGGAGATCTAGCCGAGAAGATGGTTTCTACAAGGAAACATGATATTTTTCCATTGGTGTATTTGTTAGTTAAGTTATCATTGACTTTACCAGTTGCCACTGCTACCGTTGAAAGAGCCTTTTCAGCAATGAAGATCATCAAGAGTGTTCTTCGCAATCGTATGGGAGACAATCTTTTGAACGATTGCTTAGTACCTTATATCGAAAAGGATGTGTTTGTAAATGTTACTAATGAAGCTATTATGCAAAGGTTTCAGAGCATGAAAAATAGGAGAGAAATGTTGTTAGTtgagaaataa
- the LOC130989906 gene encoding ABC transporter G family member 5 gives MKEKGCEIEALDINYTVEANPILKDVSLTAKPSEILAIVGPSGAGKSSLLEILAGKLTPQSASIFVNHKPIHKARFKRISGYVAQRDTLFPLLTVEETLRFGAQLRLRLPRADLASRVGSLLRELGLAHVAAARVGDDRVRGISGGERRRVSIGLEVIHQPEVLILDEPTSGLDSTSAHQIIDMLHVMAEANARTIILSIHQPAFRIVKLFGTILLLAGGVVLHHGSVDLLSVNLMLMDLPLPVHVNVVEFAIESIDAIAAAAPPPPPPTKILVEEGSSRTGKFTLQQLFQQSKVIDEESIDVGIGIGVGIELHRGFTNSRMHETLILSHRFCKNIYRSKELFVCRSISMLASGVVLGSIFYQLSSDLIGAEERVGLFAFILTFLLSSTVEALPVFLQEKEILMKETSSGSYRVSSYAVANGVVYLPYCLILALLFTTPVYWLVGLNRSAAAFAHFLTLIWLILYTANSVVVCFSALVPNFIVGNSVISAVMGSFFLFSGYFISKNGLPSYWVFMHYISLFKYPFEGLLINEFSRSGECLETMLGACVVRGEDVLREEGYGDEGSRWRNYVIMLCFILVYRFVAYLILRYKCYSHGG, from the coding sequence ATGAAGGAGAAAGGCTGCGAGATTGAAGCACTAGACATCAACTACACCGTCGAAGCCAACCCAATCCTAAAGGATGTTAGCCTCACCGCGAAGCCGTCGGAGATCCTCGCCATCGTGGGCCCGAGCGGCGCCGGAAAGTCCTCCCTCCTCGAGATCCTCGCCGGCAAGCTCACGCCGCAGTCGGCCTCCATCTTCGTCAACCACAAGCCCATCCACAAGGCCCGTTTCAAGAGGATCTCCGGCTACGTCGCCCAGCGCGACACCCTCTTCCCGCTCCTCACCGTCGAGGAGACGCTCCGCTTCGGGGCCCagctccgcctccgcctcccgCGGGCGGACCTGGCCTCGCGGGTCGGGTCCCTCCTGCGGGAGCTCGGGCTCGCCCACGTCGCCGCCGCCCGGGTCGGGGACGACCGCGTCCGCGGCATCTCCGGCGGGGAGCGGCGGCGCGTGTCGATCGGGCTGGAGGTGATCCACCAGCCCGAGGTGCTGATCCTCGACGAGCCGACGTCGGGGCTCGACAGCACCTCCGCGCACCAGATCATCGACATGCTCCACGTCATGGCGGAGGCCAACGCCCGCACCATCATCCTCAGCATCCACCAGCCGGCCTTCCGCATCGTCAAGCTCTTCGGCACCATCCTCCTCCTCGCCGGCGGCGTCGTCCTCCACCACGGCTCCGTCGACCTCCTCTCCGTCAACCTCATGCTCATGGACCTCCCCCTCCCCGTCCACGTCAACGTCGTCGAGTTCGCCATCGAGTCCATCGACGCGatcgcggcggcggcgccgccgccgccgccgccgaccaaAATTTTAGTCGAGGAAGGATCGAGCAGAACCGGAAAATTCACGCTGCAGCAACTCTTCCAGCAGTCGAAAGTGATCGACGAGGAATCGATCGACGTCGGAATCGGAATCGGAGTCGGAATCGAACTCCACCGCGGGTTCACGAATTCGCGAATGCACGAAACCCTAATTCTGAGCCATAGGTTTTGCAAGAACATATACAGAAGCAAGGAGCTGTTCGTGTGCAGAAGCATCTCAATGCTGGCATCCGGCGTCGTTTTAGGCTCCATATTCTACCAACTGAGCAGCGATTTGATCGGCGCGGAGGAGAGAGTCGGCCTCTTCGCCTTCATCCTGACGTTCCTCCTCTCGAGCACGGTGGAGGCGCTGCCGGTGTTCCTGCAGGAGAAGGAGATCCTGATGAAGGAGACGTCGAGCGGGAGCTACCGCGTGTCGTCGTACGCGGTCGCAAACGGCGTCGTTTACCTACCATACTGCCTCATCCTGGCCCTACTGTTCACCACCCCGGTCTACTGGCTGGTCGGACTGAACCGGAGCGCCGCCGCGTTCGCGCATTTCTTGACTCTCATATGGCTGATCCTCTACACGGCCAACTCGGTGGTGGTGTGTTTCAGCGCGCTGGTGCCGAACTTCATCGTCGGGAACTCGGTGATCTCGGCGGTGATGGGGTCGTTCTTCCTGTTTTCCGGCTACTTCATATCGAAAAACGGGCTGCCGAGCTACTGGGTGTTCATGCACTACATCTCGCTGTTCAAGTATCCGTTTGAAGGGCTGCTGATCAACGAGTTCTCGAGGTCGGGGGAGTGTTTGGAGACGATGCTGGGTGCGTGCGTGGTGAGGGGGGAGGATGTGTTGAGGGAGGAAGGGTATGGAGATGAAGGGAGTAGGTGGAGGAATTATGTGATCATGCTTTGCTTCATCTTGGTTTATAGGTTTGTGGCGTATCTGATTCTCAGGTATAAATGCTACTCCCATGGGGGTTAG
- the LOC130991029 gene encoding uncharacterized protein LOC130991029: MPYHEEDDEEVFDEDYEEDEAESTSKDDVEDRRNELRHFSSDYQTASYVEHERGSRDWDIPFLHIESILQLGWEEYHPIAYGLLEVGAIFRSKVELRIAVGIYHLEHYLEFATDRSTDSRAVYICKSGRKNCTFRLCAVEATTLWRITKLTLDHTCQADLNRATTAQSVSGEVAAYYFAKKLIDEKVVLRPKEMIAEMRSKYGVQMLYCFAVQTRQQAIERTYSDFNMSYVRLPSYLYLLKQRNPGTVYDLQTTRERVFCHIFITLGQSIRAFEQYLQPVIVIDGTHLKGKNRGVLFVAVIKDVNDQVFPLAIGLGPIENDKS, translated from the coding sequence ATGCCGTatcatgaggaagatgatgaagagGTGTTCGATGAAGATTATGAGGAAGATGAAGCAGAGTCTACATCTAAAGACGATGTGGAAGATCGTCGCAATGAGTTGCGACATTTTTCATCGGATTATCAGACTGCAAGCTATGTTGAGCATGAACGTGGCTCGCGCGATTGGGATATTCCATTTCTGCATATTGAAAGCATATTACAGTTGGGGTGGGAAGAGTATCATCCAATAGCCTACGGACTGCTCGAGGTAGGGGCCATATTTCGATCCAAAGTAGAGTTGAGGATAGCTGTAGGAATTTATCATTTGGAGCACTATCTAGAGTTTGCAACTGATCGTTCTACAGATTCTCGTGCAGTGTACATATGTAAGAGTGGTAGAAAGAACTGCACTTTTAGATTATGTGCAGTAGAGGCTACAACTCTTTGGAGAATTACTAAGTTGACATTGGATCATACATGTCAGGCGGATTTGAATCGTGCTACTACAGCACAGTCTGTGAGTGGCGAGGTTGCTGCATATTATTTTGCCAAAAAATTAATCGATGAGAAGGTTGTTTTGAGGCCAAAGGAGATGATTGCTGAGATGCGTAGTAAGTATGGCGTTCAAATGCTATATTGCTTCGCAGTCCAAACTAGGCAGCAGGCGATAGAGAGAACGTACAGTGACTTCAATATGTCATATGTGAGGCTTCCATCGTATCTTTATCTATTGAAACAACGTAATCCAGGGACTGTTTATGATTTACAGACGACTCGTGAGAGAGTGTTCTGCCACATATTTATTACCCTCGGACAAAGTATTCGGGCTTTTGAGCAGTATCTTCAACCGGTGATTGTAATAGACGGGACCCACTTGAAGGGAAAGAACAGAGGAGTGTTATTTGTTGCTGTGATAAAGGATGTGAACGATCAAGTGTTTCCTCTGGCAATTGGCCTCGGTCCGATAGAGAACGATAAGTCATGA